The genomic region TTAAGAATATCTAATTCTTCGCCATTTATAGTAATGTTTGCTCTATCTGCAACGAAAGAAAcattaaaattatgattattataGTGCCATTCTTTCAtcataatgtatataattatttgatTGATTCTAACATAAACTCTAGTTTATTGTACCTATATTACCGAAATCAAAAGGTCCCTGTGAATCTTTTCCATAATTTGAAGTCATCTGAGTATGTGATGATCTTGTAGAAGCTGATAATGATTCGGtagttttttcctcttcttgaGACACATGTTCTTTAGGGTAACCTTGAATTTCAGAGGATTTTTCTGATAGAGAATGGTCTCCTATTTCAGAAAATTTACTTTGCATATAAGGTAACCTCTCTGTATGAGATTCAACAGATGAGGGTGGTGTGGAAACACCTAACTGAGAATTACCAATACAGTTATTCGGCTGAGGGTTATTTGTTGATCTAGAATTATTATCTGGACTATGTGAAGTTAATTTAGGAAGTAGCTTAAATGTAATATGGTTTACAGGATTTTCATCATCTTGTTTAAGTTCGCATGTTACATATTCAACAGATTCATCACCATAAGAATAAGTATCAGCTGTTTCAACGTTATCAAAAATTTCAGCACAAAATTTCGTATCACCCAAAGCATGATTGTCAGACACGTCTGGTAAAGCTTGATTAtctttattaatatattttataatagtaTATGTAAtagaattttcttttgtaatTTGGGAAtcatgtgaagaagaatgaTTTGGGGGAAGCGCCTCGACAGCAGGAGATACATTATGACGATCTGTTTTTTGATCAGTTCCAAAATCAGGAGTTGAATCTGAACTTCCTGGTAGTGCAGAGTTTTGAGGAAATTCAGAAATATTTTCGGCACTTGTTTGTGTTTCaggtttttcattttcatcatgtgATTCTTCCTCTTTAACTGTCAATTCAGTGGCTTCTTCTGGTTCCGATGTCCATTGTTGAGGACATTTATGATATTTCGTAGACTCTGATAAGATTTTCTTGATTATTATCGGAGTATACCACAAACTTTGTTTGTGACGGTGTTCATAACACGCATTATAAACATTCTTTTGTTCATTtaagaatttatttatttcatcacATTTCTGAAGAATATCATCAGTACCATTTGAACTGTCCAATTTCGAAATTTTATGACGAAGTTCAACTTCAATATCATCATTTGCATTTAAACAGCCTATACCAACATTAGTGGTTACATCTCTTCTAAAAGCCGAAAAGCTTATATCAGGCATTGTTTATGCATTAATTGTAATTATAGCAGAATTTCcgttttatttcgttttagTAAATAATTTGGATAAGTCATTTTTATAGGTAGACATCTATATTATGGCAATTTATCATTTCGCAATAGGGAATTATTAAATTGCTTCAGTTTGTTAGACATAAATAAAGACATTGAGAAATGATATAAATTGGTATATTTTACCATTTCCGTAGAGTTTTTCAAAAACGAGCTCGTTAATATTCCTTTTCAGCATTTAACCCATTTCTATATCTTAAATAATGAGATTAATGGGGGTGTAGCATATAATACGATTTTAATATTACGTGGTGCAAagctatatatattattcgaAACGTATACTTGACAGTGATAATTTCGTGTACGTGTTGCTTCTgttgacaaaataaagtact from Plasmodium cynomolgi strain B DNA, scaffold: 0224, whole genome shotgun sequence harbors:
- a CDS encoding hypothetical protein (putative), with the translated sequence MPDISFSAFRRDVTTNVGIGCLNANDDIEVELRHKISKLDSSNGTDDILQKCDEINKFLNEQKNVYNACYEHRHKQSLWYTPIIIKKILSESTKYHKCPQQWTSEPEEATELTVKEEESHDENEKPETQTSAENISEFPQNSALPGSSDSTPDFGTDQKTDRHNVSPAVEALPPNHSSSHDSQITKENSITYTIIKYINKDNQALPDVSDNHALGDTKFCAEIFDNVETADTYSYGDESVEYVTCELKQDDENPIIILDQQITLSRITVLKNPLKFKVTLKNMCLKKRKKLPNHYQLLQDHHILR